In Epinephelus fuscoguttatus linkage group LG15, E.fuscoguttatus.final_Chr_v1, a genomic segment contains:
- the slc25a42 gene encoding mitochondrial coenzyme A transporter SLC25A42: MGRGVQEQRASHAQGEVLTLASSSQSEVRYGGPKLTRSVLNSLFSGALAGAVAKTAVAPLDRTKIIFQVSSARFSAKEAYRLIYRTYLKDGLLSLWRGNSATMVRVIPYAAIQFCAHEQYKGLLGGYYGFQGKALPLIPRFLAGSMAGLTAAMLTYPLDMVRARMAVTPKEMYSNILHVFMRITREEGPKTLYRGFTPTMLGVIPYAGLSFFTYDTLKKIHAEHSGRSQPYTHERLAFGACAGLIGQSASYPLDVVRRRMQTAGVTGHTYGTILGTMREIVSEEGIVRGLYKGLSMNWVKGPMAVGISFTTFDLTQILLRKLEQMGYTAR, translated from the exons ATGGGGAGAGGAGTACAGGAACAACGGGCATCACACGCGCAGGGAGAAGTGCTGACGCTGGCTTCCTCCAGTCAGTCAGAAGTGCGCTATGGG GGCCCGAAGCTCACGCGCTCTGTCCTCAACTCGCTCTTCTCTGGGGCTTTAGCAGGCGCTGTGGCCAAGACAGCTGTCGCCCCTCTGGACAGGACTAAAATCATTTTCCAAG tgtcTTCAGCAAGATTCTCTGCTAAG GAGGCCTACAGATTGATCTACCGGACCTATCTGAAGGATGGCCTCCTCAGTCTGTGGAGGGGGAACTCTGCCACCATGGTGCGAGTCATCCCGTATGCCGCCATCCAGTTCTGTGCACACGAGCAGTACAAGGGGCTGTTGGGAGGCTACTACGGCTTTCAGGGGAA AGCCCTTCCTCTAATTCCCAGATTTCTTGCCGGGTCTATGGCTGGTTTGACAGCAGCCATGCTGACCTATCCTCTGGACATGGTGCGAGCTAGGATGGCTGTAACACCAAAGGAAAT GTACAGTAACATCCTGCACGTGTTTATGCGAATAACCCGAGAAGAGGGCCCGAAGACATTGTATCGAGGCTTCACTCCCACCATGCTGGGTGTTATTCCCTACGCTGGTCTCAGCTTTTTTACCTATGACACATTGAAGAAAATACATGCAG AGCACAGCGGGCGCTCACAGCCCTACACACATGAACGTCTAGCATTTGGAGCCTGTGCTGGTCTTATTGGCCAGTCAGCGTCTTACCCTCTGGATGTGGTGCGACGCCGCATGCAGACTGCGGGAGTCACGGGTCACACTTACGGCACCATCCTGGGCACCATGAGGGAGATTGTGTCTGAAGAAGGGATCGTCCGTGGACTCTACAAAGGTCTCAGTATGAACTGGGTGAAAGGGCCCATGGCGGTGGGCATCAGCTTCACCACCTTTGACCTTACTCAGATCCTCCTGAGGAAGCTGGAGCAAATGGGTTATACGGCACGATAA